In Salmo salar chromosome ssa03, Ssal_v3.1, whole genome shotgun sequence, a single genomic region encodes these proteins:
- the LOC106601042 gene encoding DELTA-stichotoxin-Hcr4a, whose amino-acid sequence MAETAEAVVANLSSRRNVTIEITNLTNNYCLINPKVFLESGDTYNPPQPTVRPLKTEVCTFSKSSAKATGSYGVLTYDLFEKSRNDYIETVALMFGVPWDYNVYKNWFAVGIFNKGRACDVSLYKEMYNEKNQKGFIREEANGSGISYEGNYLDIKATMSPMGRAIMKVEVWDKLFTPSQQAH is encoded by the exons ATGGCAGAGACAGCAGAGGCCGTGGTAGCTAACCTGAGCAGCAGGAGGAATGTCACAATTGAGATCACCAATCTCACAAACAACTACTGTCTCATAAACCCAAA GGTATTCCTGGAGAGTGGGGATACCTacaaccctccccagcccacagTGCGACCCCTAAAGACCGAAGTCTGCACATTCAGCAAATCAAGCGCCAAGGCAACGGGCAGCTATGGCGTTCTGACCTATGACCTCTTTGAGAAGTCCCGGAACGACTACATCGAGACGGTGGCCCTCATGTTCGGTGTGCCCTGGGACTACAACGTCTACAAGAACTGGTTCGCTGTGGGCATCTTCAACAAGGGCCGAGCCTGTGATGTGTCACTGTATAAAGAGATGTACAACGAAAAGAACCAGAAAGGTTTCATAAGAGAAGAAGCCAATGGCTCAGGGATCAGCTATGAAGGGAACTACCTGGACATCAAGGCCACCATGTCCCCCATGGGCAGGGCCATCAtgaaggtggaggtatgggacaagCTGTTCACTCCCAGCCAGCAGGCGCACTAA
- the LOC106601040 gene encoding bryoporin isoform X2, with the protein MPHFLCSVPHLCLCTDTQKYNRSRRDFSQFLLSSTSLGKHESTLLCLTQLDFSALRRPAKMPENAEAVSATLTTNRNCTIELTNVTTGYCLINPKVYMSSGYCYHPPQPTVRTTKTEVCSFTKDDDTATGAVGVLTYDLFHMQSRVCSERMAIMFSVPYDYNFYKNWLGVGVFEVARACDKQLYNHMYKEKDFSKFARSEASGSGVEYKAQHVDLRATMSNVGKSIIKVELYDKMG; encoded by the exons ATGCCTCATTTTCTGTGTTCCGTGCCACACCTGTGTTTGTGCACGGACACGCAAAAGTATAATCGGAGTAGGCGTGACTTCAGCcaattcctcctctcctccaccagtctggggAAACACGAATCTACTCTCCTCTGCCTGACACAACTGGACTTTTCTGCACTTAGAAG ACCAGCCAAGATGCCAGAGAACGCAGAGGCCGTTTCAGCCACTCTAACCACCAACAGGAACTGTACTATAGAGCTCACCAATGTCACCACCGGTTACTGTCTCATCAACCCCAA GGTGTATATGTCCAGTGGTTACTGTTACCACCCACCCCAGCCCACCGTCCGCACCACCAAGACAGAGGTGTGCTCCTTCACCAAGGATGACGACACAGCCACGGGCGCTGTGGGGGTCCTGACCTACGACCTTTTCCACATGCAGAGCCGTGTGTGCTCAGAACGCATGGCCATCATGTTCTCCGTGCCCTACGACTACAACTTCTACAAGAACTGGCTGGGGGTCGGCGTCTTCGAGGTGGCACGCGCCTGCGACAAGCAACTGTACAACCACATGTACAAGGAGAAGGACTTCAGCAAGTTTGCCCGATCAGAGGCCAGTGGGTCAGGGGTGGAGTACAAGGCCCAACACGTAGACCTGAGGGCCACTATGTCCAATGTTGGGAAGTCCATCATTAAGGTGGAGCTCTATGATAAAATGGGGTAG
- the LOC106601040 gene encoding bryoporin isoform X1 produces the protein MPENAEAVSATLTTNRNCTIELTNVTTGYCLINPKVYMSSGYCYHPPQPTVRTTKTEVCSFTKDDDTATGAVGVLTYDLFHMQSRVCSERMAIMFSVPYDYNFYKNWLGVGVFEVARACDKQLYNHMYKEKDFSKFARSEASGSGVEYKAQHVDLRATMSNVGKSIIKVELYDKMG, from the exons ATGCCAGAGAACGCAGAGGCCGTTTCAGCCACTCTAACCACCAACAGGAACTGTACTATAGAGCTCACCAATGTCACCACCGGTTACTGTCTCATCAACCCCAA GGTGTATATGTCCAGTGGTTACTGTTACCACCCACCCCAGCCCACCGTCCGCACCACCAAGACAGAGGTGTGCTCCTTCACCAAGGATGACGACACAGCCACGGGCGCTGTGGGGGTCCTGACCTACGACCTTTTCCACATGCAGAGCCGTGTGTGCTCAGAACGCATGGCCATCATGTTCTCCGTGCCCTACGACTACAACTTCTACAAGAACTGGCTGGGGGTCGGCGTCTTCGAGGTGGCACGCGCCTGCGACAAGCAACTGTACAACCACATGTACAAGGAGAAGGACTTCAGCAAGTTTGCCCGATCAGAGGCCAGTGGGTCAGGGGTGGAGTACAAGGCCCAACACGTAGACCTGAGGGCCACTATGTCCAATGTTGGGAAGTCCATCATTAAGGTGGAGCTCTATGATAAAATGGGGTAG
- the LOC106601041 gene encoding keratin, type I cytoskeletal 13-like produces the protein MVGLEEAEEHLGTYLERVATQGEANTKPELQFRERGLSHVKIDSRDISTHRRVPLQGLRVSLTCASLWRLTSWGLKRMLGVMSLARSDLEMQLEDLKEEVVYLKKNHKKKTMWFRDPMSGQVQVEVDAALAQDLYTVITEIREQYQGLVSKSRRETGAWFKNKVEVVQQEVSSSTEVLQTTSVELKSGQSTARDLELELQCPLSVVKWHSQHNRCSTEGNLAEMEACYGAIMMSLQASVTDLESRLTQIRADTERSSQEYQARLDIKTAGC, from the exons ATGGTGGGgctggaggaggcagaggagcacCTGGGTACGTACCTGGAGAGGGTAGCCACCCAGGGTGAGGCCAACACCAAGCCGGAGCTGCAGTTCAGGGAGCGGGGGCTCAGCCACGTCAAGATCGACAGCAGGGACATCAGCACCCATCGACGAGTTCCGCTCCAAG GTTTGAGAGTGAGTTTGACCTGCGCCAGTCTGTGGAGGCTGACATCGTGGGGGCTGAAGAGGATGCTGGGGGTGATGTCCCTGGCCAGGAGCGACCTGGAGATGCAGCTGGAGGACCTGAAGGAGGAGGTGGTTTACCTCAAGAAGAACCATAAGAAG AAGACCATGTGGTTCCGTGACCCGATGAGTGGTCAGGTgcaggtggaggtggacgcgGCCCTGGCCCAAGACTTGTACACTGTCATCACTGAGATCAGAGAGCAGTACCAGGGCTTGGTGTCAAAGAGCCGTAGAGAGACCGGGGCCTGGTTCAAGAACAAG GTTGAAGTGGTGCAGCAGGAGGTGAGCTCCAGTACTGAGGTCCTGCAGACCACCAGTGTAGAGCTGAAGAGCGGCCAGTCCACCGCCAGAGACCTGGAACTGGAGCTGCAGTGTCCCCTCTCCGTGGTAAAGTGGCATTCCCAACACAACCGAT GCTCTACGGAGGGGAACCTTGCGGAGATGGAAGCTTGCTACGGAGCTATAATGATGAGTCTACAGGCGTCAGTGACAGATCTGGAGAGCCGGCTGACCCAGATCAGGGCAGACACAGAGCGCAGCTCCCAGGAGTACCAGGCCCGGCTGGACATCAAGACCgcaggctgctga